One part of the Aspergillus fumigatus Af293 chromosome 7, whole genome shotgun sequence genome encodes these proteins:
- a CDS encoding putative ABC-type ATPase Hef3-like, translating to MCFEAEFGHSSIPRTKNLLFLSILLGKVRNLFFLVLAACSWQRPHVIVLDEPTNYLDRDSLGALSKALKTFEGGVVIITHSREFTENMINSAFRFLDGTHTSLGP from the exons ATGTGTTTTGAGGCGGAGTTTGGGCATTCTAGTATACCGAGGACGAAAAAtttactttttctttccattttactaggtaaggtaag GAATTTGTTCTTTCTAGTCCTCGCCGCCTGCTCGTGGCAGCGTCCTcacgtcatcgtcctcgacgagccCACCAACTATCTCGACCGTGACTCTCTGGGTGCCCTGTCCAAGGCTCTCAAGACTTTCGAGGGTGGTGTCGTTATCATTACCCACTCCCGTGAGTTCACCGAGAACATGATAAATTCTGCCTTCAGGTTTCTAGACGGAACACATACAAGCCTAG GACCATGA